One stretch of Emys orbicularis isolate rEmyOrb1 chromosome 5, rEmyOrb1.hap1, whole genome shotgun sequence DNA includes these proteins:
- the PRDM8 gene encoding PR domain zinc finger protein 8: MEDTGVQRGIWDGDAKAVQQCLTDIFTSVYTTCDIPENAIFGPCVLSHTSLYDSIAFIALKSTDKRTVPYIFRVDTSAANGSSEGLMWLRLVQSARDKEEQNLEAYIKNGQLFYRSLRRIAKDEELLVWYGKELTELLLLNTARSHSKMNGSPPYACLECSQRFQFEFPYAAHLRFRCPKRLPSSEPSPAEEPRGKDSSKEPAASLGPGPNKYCKPGGPLHPHYPSPAQDSSNAKPSTDFHNLARELENSRAGGSSPSRSPHPPSGAGSKAKRKYPEEPGEERGQGAGRGRLPSSPKEDLVCTPQQQYRPAGSYFGLEESGRLFGPPSPETGEAKRSAFVEVKKASRGLEAEAAAEEAAAEQQQQRTSPAGAGDPLLGARPGGPLSGGSPARGSAFTTVPQLGGKAEERKSAFSQPARSAFPPHVAPLGLAPKLGSLGEPCPEAAARLYPPDPLAAKLPGGAELPGAGGAPKQSPFLYATAFWPKSSVAAAAGPLQLQLPSALTLLPPSFTSLCLPAQNWCAKCNASFRMTSDLVYHMRSHHKKEYAMEPLVKRRREEKLKCPICNESFRERHHLSRHMTSHN; this comes from the exons ATGGAGGACACCGGCGTTCAAAGGGGTATATGGGATGGAGACGCCAAGGCAGTCCAGCAATGTTTGACGGATATTTTCACCAGTGTTTACACCACCTGCGATATCCCGGAAAATGCGATCTTCGGCCCTTGTGTATTGAGCCACACTTCTTTGTATGACAGCATCGCTTTCATAGCGCTTAAATCCACTGACAAGAGAACCGTCCCTTATATATTCCGG GTGGACACTTCCGCAGCAAATGGCTCCTCCGAAGGGCTAATGTGGCTCCGTCTGGTCCAGTCAGCCAGAGATAAAGAAGAACAGAACCTTGAAGCTTACATCAAAAATGGACAATTGTTTTATCGGTCCCTTCGCAGGATTGCCAAAGACGAGGAGTTATTAGTTTGGTATGGGAAAGAACTGACGGAATTACTGTTGCTCAACACCGCCAGATCCCACAGCAAGATGAACG GGTCGCCCCCGTACGCTTGCCTGGAGTGCAGCCAGCGTTTCCAGTTCGAGTTCCCCTACGCGGCCCACCTGCGGTTCCGCTGCCCCAAGAGACTGCCCAGCTCGGAGCCCAGCCCCGCCGAGGAGCCGCGCGGcaaggacagcagcaaggagccgGCGGCCAGCCTGGGGCCCGGGCCCAACAAGTACTGCAAGCCCGGCGGGCCGCTCCACCCGCactaccccagccccgcccaggaCAGCAGCAACGCCAAACCCTCCACGGACTTCCACAACCTGGCCCGCGAGCTGGAGAACTCCCGGGCCggcggcagctcccccagccgCAGCCCGCACCCCCCGTCCGGCGCGGGCAGCAAAGCCAAGCGGAAATACCCGGAGGAGCCGGGCGAGGAGCGGGGCCAGGGGGCCGGCAGGGggcgcctgccctcctcccccaaggagGACCTGGTGTGCACCCCGCAGCAGCAGTACCGGCCGGCGGGCAGCTACTTCGGCCTGGAGGAGAGCGGCCGCCTCTTCGGGCCGCCCAGCCCGGAGACGGGCGAGGCCAAGCGCAGCGCCTTCGTGGAGGTGAAGAAAGCCTCGCGCGGGCTGGAGGCCGAGGCGGCggcggaggaggcggcggcggagcagcagcagcagcgcaccTCGCCCGCCGGCGCCGGGGACCCGCTGCTGGGCGCCCGGCCGGGCGGGCCGCTCTCCGGGGGCAGCCCGGCGCGGGGCAGCGCCTTCACCACGGTGCCGCAGCTGGGCGGCAAGGCGGAGGAGCGGAAAAGCGCCTTCTCCCAGCCCGCCCGCTCCGCCTTCCCGCCGCACGTGGCGCCGCTGGGGCTGGCCCCGAAGCTGGGCAGCCTGGGCGAGCCCTGCCCGGAGGCCGCCGCCCGCCTCTACCCGCCCGACCCGCTGGCCGCCAAGCTGCCCGGCGGCGCCGAGCTGCCCGGCGCCGGCGGGGCGCCCAAGCAGAGCCCCTTCCTCTACGCCACCGCCTTCTGGCCCAAGAGCTCGGTGGCGGCGGCGGCCGGGCCGCTCCAGCTGCAGCTGCCCTCGGCCCTGACCCTGCTGCCGCCCTCCTTCACCTCGCTGTGCCTGCCGGCCCAGAACTGGTGCGCCAAGTGCAACGCCTCCTTCCGCATGACCTCCGACCTGGTGTACCACATGCGCTCGCACCACAAGAAGGAGTACGCCATGGAGCCGCTGGTCAAGCGCCGCCGCGAGGAGAAGCTCAAGTGCCCCATCTGCAACGAGTCCTTCCGCGAGCGCCACCACCTCTCCCGGCACATGACCTCCCACAACTGA